One genomic window of Cydia pomonella isolate Wapato2018A chromosome 6, ilCydPomo1, whole genome shotgun sequence includes the following:
- the LOC133518832 gene encoding uncharacterized protein LOC133518832 isoform X1 yields the protein MDLDSHYIEICKANSGAIRFQVKSNSGCAQLYLSGINPPHKDLFDITLSLESRIGNLETRNMDSTSAVTPFINLIEQFQELWLTWYNGDICLGFGDNPEPFLRYKYQNNENEMIGYIKFVKKLSLTEWIYEKSPIISEALQPKKLCSGELRWVTLIDHKLPPDALIAGFEKEPLYIACALHGHSMCPGKYVPSKRKAFVPWGGREHAKDDFQVLCGYNATWVKTGSNKIPQNAFIGGISEVRQEPLYIGRAVHEGNLINGKIHVIYHTCYIPYEGKEVEIYDQFEVLVLPDQNYRGILGMPEFDM from the exons ATGGATTTGGATT CACATTACATAGAGATTTGCAAAGCAAACAGTGGGGCCATTAGATTTCAAGTCAAGTCTAATTCAGGATGTGCACAACTTTATTTATCTGGAATAAATCCACCACACAAAGACCTTTTTGAT aTAACTTTATCTCTTGAATCCAGAATTGGAAACCTGGAGACCAGAAATATGGACAGCACCTCGGCTGTAACTCCCTTCATTAACTTGATAGAACAGTTTCAAGAGTTATGGCTGACCTGGTACAATGGTGACATTTGTTTGGGTTTTGGTGATAACCCAGAGCCCTTCCTTAGatacaaatatcaaaataatgaaaacgaAATGATTGGATACatcaaatttgttaaaaagcTTTCATTGACAGAGTGGATATATGAAA AATCTCCAATCATATCAGAAGCCTTACAACCGAAGAAGTTATGTAGTGGAGAATTACGATGGGTAACCCTTATTGACCATAAGTTACCACCGGACGCTTTGATAGCGGGGTTTGAAAAAGAGCCTCTATATATTGCGTGTGCACTGCATGGGCATTCTATGTGTCCGGGAAAGTATGTGCCGTCGAAACGGAAAGCTTTCGTGCCGTGGGGCGGCAGGGAACATGCGAAGGATGATTTCCAG GTGCTCTGCGGCTACAACGCCACTTGGGTAAAAACTGGCTCAAACAAGATACCCCAAAATGCTTTCATCGGCGGCATTTCCGAAGTGAGACAGGAGCCCCTTTACATAGGAAGGGCCGTGCACGAAGGCAACCTTATCAATGGCAAGATACACGTCATATACCATACCTGCTACATACCCTACGAGGGTAAGGAGGTTGAGATATACGATCAATTTGAAGTTTTAGTGTTGCCGGACCAAAATTATCGTGGAATTTTGGGAATGCCCGAATTTGATATGTGA
- the LOC133518832 gene encoding uncharacterized protein LOC133518832 isoform X2 — protein sequence MDLDSHYIEICKANSGAIRFQVKSNSGCAQLYLSGINPPHKDLFDITLSLESRIGNLETRNMDSTSAVTPFINLIEQFQELWLTWYNESPIISEALQPKKLCSGELRWVTLIDHKLPPDALIAGFEKEPLYIACALHGHSMCPGKYVPSKRKAFVPWGGREHAKDDFQVLCGYNATWVKTGSNKIPQNAFIGGISEVRQEPLYIGRAVHEGNLINGKIHVIYHTCYIPYEGKEVEIYDQFEVLVLPDQNYRGILGMPEFDM from the exons ATGGATTTGGATT CACATTACATAGAGATTTGCAAAGCAAACAGTGGGGCCATTAGATTTCAAGTCAAGTCTAATTCAGGATGTGCACAACTTTATTTATCTGGAATAAATCCACCACACAAAGACCTTTTTGAT aTAACTTTATCTCTTGAATCCAGAATTGGAAACCTGGAGACCAGAAATATGGACAGCACCTCGGCTGTAACTCCCTTCATTAACTTGATAGAACAGTTTCAAGAGTTATGGCTGACCTGGTACAATG AATCTCCAATCATATCAGAAGCCTTACAACCGAAGAAGTTATGTAGTGGAGAATTACGATGGGTAACCCTTATTGACCATAAGTTACCACCGGACGCTTTGATAGCGGGGTTTGAAAAAGAGCCTCTATATATTGCGTGTGCACTGCATGGGCATTCTATGTGTCCGGGAAAGTATGTGCCGTCGAAACGGAAAGCTTTCGTGCCGTGGGGCGGCAGGGAACATGCGAAGGATGATTTCCAG GTGCTCTGCGGCTACAACGCCACTTGGGTAAAAACTGGCTCAAACAAGATACCCCAAAATGCTTTCATCGGCGGCATTTCCGAAGTGAGACAGGAGCCCCTTTACATAGGAAGGGCCGTGCACGAAGGCAACCTTATCAATGGCAAGATACACGTCATATACCATACCTGCTACATACCCTACGAGGGTAAGGAGGTTGAGATATACGATCAATTTGAAGTTTTAGTGTTGCCGGACCAAAATTATCGTGGAATTTTGGGAATGCCCGAATTTGATATGTGA
- the LOC133518832 gene encoding uncharacterized protein LOC133518832 isoform X3, which translates to MDSTSAVTPFINLIEQFQELWLTWYNGDICLGFGDNPEPFLRYKYQNNENEMIGYIKFVKKLSLTEWIYEKSPIISEALQPKKLCSGELRWVTLIDHKLPPDALIAGFEKEPLYIACALHGHSMCPGKYVPSKRKAFVPWGGREHAKDDFQVLCGYNATWVKTGSNKIPQNAFIGGISEVRQEPLYIGRAVHEGNLINGKIHVIYHTCYIPYEGKEVEIYDQFEVLVLPDQNYRGILGMPEFDM; encoded by the exons ATGGACAGCACCTCGGCTGTAACTCCCTTCATTAACTTGATAGAACAGTTTCAAGAGTTATGGCTGACCTGGTACAATGGTGACATTTGTTTGGGTTTTGGTGATAACCCAGAGCCCTTCCTTAGatacaaatatcaaaataatgaaaacgaAATGATTGGATACatcaaatttgttaaaaagcTTTCATTGACAGAGTGGATATATGAAA AATCTCCAATCATATCAGAAGCCTTACAACCGAAGAAGTTATGTAGTGGAGAATTACGATGGGTAACCCTTATTGACCATAAGTTACCACCGGACGCTTTGATAGCGGGGTTTGAAAAAGAGCCTCTATATATTGCGTGTGCACTGCATGGGCATTCTATGTGTCCGGGAAAGTATGTGCCGTCGAAACGGAAAGCTTTCGTGCCGTGGGGCGGCAGGGAACATGCGAAGGATGATTTCCAG GTGCTCTGCGGCTACAACGCCACTTGGGTAAAAACTGGCTCAAACAAGATACCCCAAAATGCTTTCATCGGCGGCATTTCCGAAGTGAGACAGGAGCCCCTTTACATAGGAAGGGCCGTGCACGAAGGCAACCTTATCAATGGCAAGATACACGTCATATACCATACCTGCTACATACCCTACGAGGGTAAGGAGGTTGAGATATACGATCAATTTGAAGTTTTAGTGTTGCCGGACCAAAATTATCGTGGAATTTTGGGAATGCCCGAATTTGATATGTGA